One Nitrospirota bacterium genomic region harbors:
- a CDS encoding fused MFS/spermidine synthase, which produces MSHPFQNRADFALLLLTVFLCGMIVLVLEVLGSRVLGPYFGISLFIWTSLITITLISLSLGYTAGGFLSDRYQSRDLFYSLILGAGLSIMFIPMIQKPVSLAMTSLGPRLGCLATAFVLFTLPLTLLGMVAPFSLKLSLNELRRAGKISGNLYALSTLGGILGTLLVGFWMIPNLGLKNIFLMTSILLSVLSGSYFLMKKKWVLSCLSLLLIGTNLAMIVYPSDGSLHSEIIYKSQSYYGELKVLRKEALHMLMVDGAIQTAYQYETRQSKAPYTRLIEEIIQTDRNKSERKSFHGAVIGLGGGIIPEAEYKMGDAVDIVEIDPRIPEVAQAYFQFHPERFRLVLEDARHFLNENREKYHYLVLDVFAGESSPFYLLSRECFEQIKRSLTEDGILVINSIGLFSGEGSDFTASINRTLHHTFPHQALFTTSLKDNFSNYIFVASTKPLEYLTSDSEILNRQELHLTDRTGILLTDNYNPADYLEQETALRWRIAIWNSTSAGILLD; this is translated from the coding sequence ATGAGTCATCCATTTCAGAATCGTGCCGATTTTGCGCTTCTACTCTTGACAGTTTTTCTCTGTGGTATGATCGTTCTGGTTCTTGAAGTGCTCGGTTCCCGCGTGCTAGGTCCCTATTTCGGCATCTCTCTTTTTATTTGGACTTCGCTCATTACGATCACCCTGATCTCGCTTTCACTCGGCTATACAGCGGGAGGTTTTCTCTCGGACCGGTATCAGAGCCGCGATCTCTTTTATTCGCTGATCCTGGGTGCCGGTTTGTCGATCATGTTTATCCCCATGATTCAAAAACCGGTTTCGCTTGCCATGACCTCTCTCGGACCGAGGCTGGGCTGTCTTGCAACTGCGTTTGTTCTTTTTACCCTCCCGCTCACGCTGCTCGGAATGGTTGCCCCTTTTTCACTCAAACTCTCCCTGAACGAGCTCCGCCGTGCCGGCAAGATTTCAGGCAATCTCTATGCGTTATCCACTCTTGGTGGCATTCTTGGCACGCTTCTGGTTGGATTCTGGATGATTCCGAATCTCGGATTAAAAAATATCTTTTTGATGACTTCCATTCTTTTGTCCGTTCTTTCAGGAAGTTATTTTCTCATGAAAAAAAAATGGGTTCTATCTTGCCTCTCCCTTTTACTGATTGGAACCAACCTTGCGATGATAGTTTATCCATCAGATGGATCGCTCCATTCGGAAATTATTTACAAATCTCAAAGCTACTACGGAGAGTTGAAAGTCCTGCGGAAAGAAGCACTCCACATGCTGATGGTTGACGGCGCTATTCAAACCGCCTATCAGTACGAGACCCGTCAGTCAAAAGCACCCTACACCCGGTTGATCGAAGAGATTATCCAGACTGACCGGAATAAATCGGAACGAAAGAGTTTTCACGGGGCAGTCATCGGTCTGGGCGGCGGAATTATTCCGGAGGCAGAATATAAAATGGGGGACGCGGTCGATATTGTTGAGATTGACCCGAGAATCCCCGAAGTGGCTCAAGCTTATTTTCAGTTTCATCCTGAACGTTTTCGCCTGGTTCTTGAAGATGCCCGACATTTCTTGAATGAAAATAGGGAGAAATATCACTATCTCGTTCTCGATGTCTTCGCCGGGGAATCTTCTCCCTTCTATCTTTTAAGCCGGGAATGCTTTGAACAGATTAAAAGGAGCCTGACGGAAGATGGTATCCTGGTTATCAATTCGATCGGACTCTTTTCCGGAGAGGGCTCGGATTTCACCGCTTCGATCAATAGGACACTCCATCATACTTTCCCTCACCAGGCTTTATTTACCACTTCATTGAAAGACAATTTTTCCAATTATATTTTTGTGGCGTCCACGAAGCCGCTTGAATATCTAACCTCCGACTCGGAAATCCTGAATCGGCAGGAGCTCCATCTGACTGACCGGACGGGAATTCTCTTGACGGATAACTATAATCCTGCAGATTATCTTGAGCAAGAAACTGCGCTTCGATGGCGCATCGCCATATGGAATTCGACCTCCGCAGGAATCCTCCTCGATTGA
- a CDS encoding HAD-IA family hydrolase — MSKLNHPLKVIFFDAAETLFKTRGSVGELYLNAARKHGSTATKREIDDAFFKVFKKEPPPVISSTVSSNERVTLEKAWWYSVVKSVFTEVGMIPSFEDYFQEVYAIFKGSQGWELFPETFEVLTEIKKRGYRTGMITNFDTRVYDVNRALGIDGLIDSLTLSTEAGAPKPDPKIFKKALEHHRIEPAKALHVGDSMSDDVRGAQNAGLQAVLIDRHRLYKQESDYVRIESLTELLEIL, encoded by the coding sequence ATGTCTAAACTAAACCACCCTCTTAAAGTAATTTTTTTCGATGCGGCTGAGACCCTTTTTAAAACCAGAGGATCGGTGGGAGAACTCTATCTGAACGCTGCGCGAAAACATGGCTCCACTGCGACAAAAAGGGAGATTGATGACGCATTTTTTAAGGTGTTTAAAAAAGAACCTCCCCCGGTAATCTCGTCGACCGTATCATCCAATGAAAGAGTGACACTCGAAAAAGCCTGGTGGTACAGCGTGGTGAAGTCGGTCTTTACCGAGGTGGGGATGATTCCTTCGTTCGAAGATTATTTCCAGGAGGTTTATGCCATTTTTAAGGGGAGCCAGGGATGGGAATTATTTCCCGAAACATTTGAGGTATTAACCGAAATTAAAAAAAGAGGATATCGGACCGGGATGATTACCAATTTTGATACCCGGGTCTACGACGTAAACCGGGCTTTGGGAATCGACGGGCTGATCGACAGTTTGACACTTTCGACAGAGGCAGGAGCTCCCAAACCAGACCCGAAGATATTCAAGAAGGCGCTCGAACACCATAGGATAGAGCCCGCGAAGGCGCTTCATGTGGGAGATTCGATGTCTGATGATGTCCGGGGAGCACAAAATGCGGGACTCCAGGCGGTCTTGATCGACCGGCATCGCCTCTATAAACAGGAAAGTGATTATGTTAGAATTGAATCGCTAACAGAACTCCTTGAAATATTATGA
- a CDS encoding gamma carbonic anhydrase family protein, which translates to MMIRYRGILPKLPSSVFVATGAIIIGDVELGENASVWFNTVIRADVHYIRIGANTNIQDLSMLHVTRKTHPLVVGNDVTIGHRVILHGCTVGNLCLIGMGAIIMDGAVIEEGALIGAGSIVSEGCVIPAGMLAFGVPAKPKRPLTSEESLFLKLSAKHYVEDAKIYLKMNLKSGNNEG; encoded by the coding sequence ATGATGATTCGATACCGGGGCATTCTCCCCAAACTTCCTTCGTCAGTCTTTGTGGCAACTGGTGCGATCATCATCGGAGATGTCGAACTCGGCGAAAACGCCTCCGTCTGGTTCAACACGGTGATCCGGGCGGATGTCCATTACATCCGAATTGGTGCCAACACGAACATACAGGATCTTTCGATGCTCCACGTCACCCGCAAGACGCATCCGCTGGTGGTTGGGAACGATGTAACCATAGGCCATCGTGTTATTCTCCATGGCTGTACGGTTGGGAATCTCTGTCTCATCGGAATGGGTGCAATCATTATGGATGGCGCGGTCATCGAAGAGGGAGCGCTGATCGGAGCAGGTTCGATCGTCTCTGAAGGGTGTGTTATTCCAGCTGGAATGCTTGCTTTTGGTGTCCCGGCTAAACCGAAGCGTCCGCTTACCTCTGAGGAAAGCCTGTTTTTAAAACTTTCAGCAAAGCATTACGTGGAAGATGCAAAAATATATCTCAAGATGAATCTGAAATCTGGAAATAACGAAGGTTAG
- a CDS encoding 50S ribosomal protein L11 methyltransferase produces the protein MEIAPSLQESFSSLLIEMGAGGTWIDGAKVKAYFDPSTSTSEEISEKLSSFCDRFQEVGIQIPHHLVDIQKKIQKDWNQEWKKFFKPVQISRRLTVSPPWEECEVSSQEERVIWIEPGLGFGTGTHPTTRNCLVILDQILSRISDPARCKVLDLGSGSGILAIAAAKLGAGEILAAETDGDALESMRHNLMINKVAGQVKLRLGSIFQADRNSYHLVMANITAEDLIRVSRDLAGAIQPGGNAILSGILVDKKAAVDSTFSNLNLRKLNEMIENNWVTQIWVKAERN, from the coding sequence ATGGAGATAGCGCCTTCATTGCAAGAGAGCTTTTCGTCGTTACTAATTGAAATGGGTGCCGGCGGGACCTGGATCGACGGTGCGAAGGTCAAAGCATACTTTGATCCCTCGACATCAACATCCGAAGAGATTTCAGAGAAACTCTCCTCATTTTGTGATCGATTTCAAGAAGTCGGAATTCAGATTCCTCATCATTTGGTTGATATCCAAAAGAAAATCCAAAAAGACTGGAATCAGGAATGGAAAAAGTTTTTTAAGCCGGTTCAAATCAGCCGCCGATTGACGGTCTCTCCGCCATGGGAAGAATGTGAGGTAAGCAGTCAAGAGGAGCGAGTAATCTGGATCGAACCCGGTCTTGGATTCGGAACGGGAACGCATCCCACGACTAGAAATTGCCTCGTTATTCTTGATCAAATTCTGTCCAGGATTTCTGATCCGGCACGATGTAAAGTCCTTGATTTGGGATCCGGATCTGGAATTCTTGCCATTGCTGCAGCAAAACTCGGAGCGGGAGAAATCCTTGCGGCTGAAACAGACGGCGATGCGCTGGAGTCCATGCGGCATAACCTCATGATCAACAAGGTGGCGGGTCAGGTTAAACTTCGTCTTGGTTCGATCTTTCAAGCCGACCGGAACAGTTACCATTTGGTCATGGCGAATATTACCGCGGAAGACCTGATTCGCGTCAGCCGAGATCTGGCTGGAGCGATTCAGCCGGGGGGGAACGCGATTCTTTCCGGCATCCTCGTCGATAAAAAAGCCGCCGTTGATTCGACCTTTTCGAATCTAAACTTGCGGAAGCTGAATGAAATGATCGAGAACAACTGGGTGACGCAAATCTGGGTAAAAGCAGAAAGGAATTAG
- the purE gene encoding 5-(carboxyamino)imidazole ribonucleotide mutase: MSKGKPHVSILMGSPNDLPIMEEAGKILEHFGVAYEMTVTSAHRSPERTHQIIKSAPEKGVELFIVGAGGAAHLAGVVASLTILPVIGVPIDSSSLQGMDSLLATVQMPGGVPVATMAIGKAGAKNGGILAVQILAKKNPELDKKLFQYKEDMAKEVEAKSKALYAGRNIKT; this comes from the coding sequence ATGTCAAAAGGAAAACCGCATGTTTCGATATTGATGGGAAGCCCCAATGACCTGCCGATTATGGAGGAGGCGGGAAAAATTCTGGAACATTTTGGCGTAGCTTATGAGATGACCGTTACTTCGGCTCACCGTTCTCCCGAACGGACCCATCAGATCATCAAATCGGCTCCCGAAAAGGGAGTCGAACTTTTTATTGTGGGAGCAGGAGGAGCCGCTCACCTGGCCGGTGTGGTTGCCTCATTAACGATTCTTCCGGTCATCGGAGTGCCGATCGATTCCTCTTCGTTGCAGGGCATGGACTCTCTCCTTGCCACGGTTCAGATGCCGGGTGGAGTTCCTGTGGCGACGATGGCAATCGGAAAGGCCGGAGCGAAAAACGGTGGGATCCTTGCCGTTCAGATCCTCGCCAAGAAGAACCCTGAATTGGACAAGAAGCTTTTTCAATACAAAGAAGATATGGCCAAAGAGGTAGAAGCCAAATCGAAAGCCCTGTATGCCGGTAGAAATATTAAAACTTGA
- a CDS encoding threonylcarbamoyl-AMP synthase, with protein sequence MPVEILKLDPAHADSSLKEAATLISQGKVIIYPTDTLYGIGAAIGNEAAVSKVFQIKKREFDKPILILIEKPVDLEPLVMDISSKALELMARYWPGPLTLVFKASEKVSSLLTGNSGNIGIRCSASGTVQRLLALTRSPLTATSANLSDETPVTSAAEAGRIFGDQVDLILDAGPLVSEPSTIIDVTGEKPRLIRQGKLFLE encoded by the coding sequence ATGCCGGTAGAAATATTAAAACTTGATCCGGCACATGCCGACTCATCTCTCAAAGAGGCTGCGACGCTGATTTCTCAAGGGAAGGTCATTATCTATCCGACCGATACGCTATATGGAATTGGTGCAGCGATAGGCAATGAAGCGGCAGTAAGCAAGGTTTTTCAGATCAAGAAACGAGAGTTCGACAAACCGATTCTGATCTTGATTGAGAAGCCTGTCGATTTGGAGCCGCTGGTCATGGATATTTCTTCAAAAGCCCTGGAATTGATGGCCCGCTATTGGCCAGGCCCGTTGACCCTGGTATTTAAAGCGTCGGAGAAGGTCTCTTCTCTTTTGACGGGAAATTCAGGCAATATCGGAATCCGGTGTTCCGCCTCGGGTACGGTCCAACGTCTCCTGGCGCTCACCCGGTCTCCCCTGACCGCTACCAGCGCCAATCTTTCAGACGAAACTCCTGTAACCAGCGCCGCAGAGGCCGGGCGGATATTTGGCGATCAGGTCGATCTCATTCTCGACGCTGGCCCTCTCGTCTCCGAACCTTCAACAATTATCGATGTGACCGGCGAAAAACCGAGACTCATCCGCCAGGGAAAATTGTTTCTGGAATAG
- a CDS encoding HAMP domain-containing protein, which produces MKIRLNLTAKLVITMLFLSFLSLGASFYLYARTEKALVKEMEEHINELSSAISVSVEELTSPERTKEKRLQDYVKRLEKRGVKEISIVSNEQEVIASSNPKKVGAKMDPKRKELLITAKLGDQLPSPTQKAYNLLVPIVVEGEQLGYAHISMVFDDYEKLIESHYINRLAATLIVFTLGIIVSIFLSWRYTRPIYQIMGAAKKVASGDLSQMIQETHGDDEINQLIKSFNEMVEKLRQNKVLEERLRETEHLTALGQLASGIAHEIRNPLNFISLSIDHLKDKIGNATPDEQQKLGALMTSIKSETYRLNNMVENFLKYGRPMKLEIKWINFNLLLNEVINLARQKTVEQGIEIEYHPEEIPLIEGDEEKIKTCLMNVIANGIQAMPAGGKLKIVASRKLNEIVFEIRDTGEGITPEDLKKVFQPYFTTKSLGIGLGLALTKRIMEEHHGRIEIESTPGKGTKVILVLPVRQSRGEHE; this is translated from the coding sequence TTGAAAATCAGACTGAACTTAACCGCAAAACTCGTCATCACCATGCTTTTCCTCTCTTTCCTTTCGCTCGGTGCTTCGTTTTATCTCTACGCCCGGACTGAAAAGGCGCTGGTAAAAGAGATGGAAGAGCATATCAATGAGCTTTCGTCAGCAATTTCGGTGAGCGTTGAAGAATTGACCAGCCCGGAAAGGACCAAGGAAAAGAGGCTTCAGGATTATGTCAAACGGCTTGAGAAAAGAGGCGTCAAGGAGATATCCATCGTCAGCAATGAGCAGGAGGTCATAGCCAGCTCGAATCCGAAGAAAGTCGGCGCCAAGATGGATCCGAAGCGGAAAGAACTGTTGATTACGGCCAAACTGGGTGACCAGCTCCCGTCTCCTACGCAGAAAGCCTATAACCTCCTCGTGCCGATTGTGGTTGAAGGAGAACAGCTGGGCTATGCCCATATTAGCATGGTATTTGATGACTATGAAAAGCTGATAGAGTCGCACTATATCAACCGTCTGGCGGCAACGTTGATCGTTTTTACTCTCGGAATCATCGTTTCCATTTTTCTCTCCTGGCGATATACCCGCCCGATTTACCAGATCATGGGAGCGGCTAAAAAAGTCGCAAGCGGCGACTTGAGCCAGATGATTCAGGAAACCCATGGTGACGATGAAATCAACCAGTTGATCAAGAGCTTCAATGAAATGGTCGAAAAATTAAGGCAGAATAAAGTACTGGAAGAACGCCTTCGGGAAACGGAACACCTCACCGCACTCGGCCAGCTTGCTTCGGGAATTGCCCATGAAATCCGGAATCCCCTCAATTTCATTTCGTTAAGCATCGACCATCTGAAAGACAAGATCGGCAATGCAACGCCTGACGAGCAGCAGAAGCTGGGAGCTCTGATGACCAGCATCAAATCGGAGACTTATCGCCTTAACAACATGGTTGAAAACTTTCTAAAGTATGGCCGGCCGATGAAACTGGAAATCAAATGGATCAATTTCAATCTCCTTTTGAACGAGGTGATCAATCTCGCTCGCCAGAAAACGGTGGAGCAGGGAATTGAAATCGAGTATCATCCGGAAGAAATCCCCCTGATCGAAGGGGATGAAGAAAAGATAAAGACCTGCTTGATGAATGTCATAGCCAATGGCATACAGGCCATGCCTGCAGGAGGCAAACTTAAAATTGTGGCATCCCGGAAATTGAACGAGATTGTTTTTGAAATTCGCGATACCGGCGAAGGGATTACCCCCGAAGACTTGAAAAAAGTCTTTCAGCCTTATTTTACAACCAAATCACTCGGGATCGGTCTGGGACTTGCTCTGACTAAAAGAATCATGGAAGAACATCACGGCCGTATAGAGATCGAATCGACGCCAGGAAAAGGGACGAAAGTGATTCTCGTTCTTCCGGTCAGACAGTCGAGAGGTGAGCATGAATGA
- a CDS encoding sigma-54-dependent Fis family transcriptional regulator: protein MNDSILVIDDEKHQREILKIILEEKGYKVETASSSQQGVKLFKSGNIELVLTDLKLPDTVDLSGVDALFQVNPNACVIIMTAHGSIDSAVEAMRKGAFDYLTKPLDKTELLISIQRAFERIELLRENKNLRQQLGEKFNLPNIIGKHPSMQELFRIIQKISGSGSTILICGESGTGKELIARAIHFNSSRKSGPFRAINCAAIPESLIENELFGHEKGSFTGATGTEIGLFEAAEKGTLFLDEIGDISHHIQAKLLRALQEKEIRRIGAKEDRKIDVRVIAATNKNLAQEIKKGTFREDLFYRLNIISVQLPPLRERGSDIPSLIDHFLKKFNQESGKKIKGLSKEAMQLLLNYAWPGNVRQLEGVLERTVLLCDSEIIGLDDLPVEIRRPSYPLSEIDFDLPPEGFSLEEFEKQLLVKAMEKSDWTMTKAAKMLGLTYKTLQYRLDKFNLKKNS, encoded by the coding sequence ATGAATGACTCCATACTGGTTATTGACGATGAAAAACATCAACGGGAGATCTTGAAAATAATTCTCGAGGAAAAAGGGTATAAAGTTGAAACGGCATCGAGCAGTCAGCAGGGAGTCAAGCTCTTCAAATCGGGGAATATCGAATTGGTCCTGACCGATTTGAAGCTGCCCGATACGGTCGATTTGAGCGGTGTGGATGCACTGTTTCAGGTGAACCCCAACGCCTGCGTGATAATAATGACCGCTCACGGATCGATCGATTCTGCCGTTGAGGCCATGCGAAAAGGGGCGTTTGACTATTTGACGAAGCCGCTCGATAAAACGGAGCTGTTGATTTCCATTCAGCGGGCTTTTGAGCGGATTGAGTTATTAAGAGAAAACAAGAATCTTCGCCAGCAGTTGGGCGAAAAATTTAATCTTCCGAACATCATCGGAAAACATCCTTCCATGCAGGAACTTTTCAGGATTATTCAGAAGATATCGGGGAGCGGAAGTACCATCCTGATTTGCGGCGAAAGCGGGACGGGGAAAGAGCTGATTGCAAGAGCCATTCATTTTAATTCTTCGAGAAAGAGCGGTCCATTCAGGGCGATTAACTGTGCGGCAATTCCCGAAAGCCTGATTGAGAACGAGCTTTTCGGCCATGAGAAAGGTTCCTTTACCGGCGCGACGGGTACCGAAATCGGTCTCTTTGAAGCGGCGGAAAAAGGGACCCTCTTTCTCGATGAAATCGGCGATATCAGCCACCATATTCAGGCAAAACTTCTCCGGGCGTTGCAGGAGAAGGAGATCCGGAGAATCGGAGCGAAGGAAGATCGTAAGATTGATGTGAGGGTGATTGCAGCGACCAATAAAAATCTTGCTCAAGAAATCAAAAAGGGAACATTCCGTGAAGATCTATTTTACCGCCTGAACATTATTTCGGTCCAGCTTCCTCCGTTAAGGGAACGGGGGTCGGATATCCCCTCGCTGATCGACCATTTCTTGAAAAAATTCAATCAGGAGTCGGGTAAGAAAATAAAAGGTCTTTCAAAGGAGGCGATGCAGTTATTACTCAATTACGCCTGGCCGGGAAATGTCAGGCAGCTGGAAGGGGTTTTGGAGCGGACAGTCCTCTTATGTGATTCCGAAATCATCGGACTGGATGATCTACCGGTTGAAATAAGAAGGCCCTCTTATCCGTTAAGCGAAATCGATTTTGATCTTCCGCCGGAAGGATTTTCGCTGGAGGAATTCGAAAAACAACTCCTGGTGAAAGCAATGGAAAAAAGCGATTGGACCATGACCAAAGCGGCAAAGATGTTAGGATTAACATATAAAACGCTTCAATACCGTCTCGATAAATTCAATCTCAAAAAGAACAGCTAG
- a CDS encoding type II secretion system F family protein, which translates to MVPLFLSLLLFLSVASGFFFAWEIGAPLYYQYRARSVAQTLSSLDEQFLFLTHRQADSLYSFSMIVTALAGGFLFSNLAWPWYLLALAVSALAGYPVPRWGIAYFSKKRLEKIEKQIPDFLKMMAGSLRAGLSLSDSINLCVKELPSPISQELGLVLKKIKMGKSLEEGLRFFDNRLNLEEVRLVVSAIILSNEAGGSISHLFDKLENTLTERKRIKGKIDALTSQGKIQGWVVGLLPLFLGLVLYLIDPALITPFWTTAAGGAGLIAIALLELAGYWMIRKIVSDGEV; encoded by the coding sequence ATGGTTCCGTTATTCCTCTCCTTACTCCTGTTCTTGTCTGTTGCCTCAGGGTTCTTTTTTGCCTGGGAAATCGGAGCCCCGTTGTATTATCAATATCGTGCTCGGTCAGTTGCACAGACCCTCTCTTCTCTTGATGAACAGTTCCTGTTTTTGACCCACCGGCAGGCCGATTCTCTCTATTCATTTTCTATGATCGTAACAGCCCTTGCCGGGGGATTTCTTTTTTCCAATTTGGCATGGCCGTGGTATCTGCTTGCTCTGGCAGTCTCCGCCCTGGCCGGATATCCGGTTCCGCGTTGGGGAATCGCCTATTTCTCCAAAAAACGACTGGAAAAGATCGAAAAACAGATTCCCGATTTTCTCAAGATGATGGCCGGCTCTCTTCGCGCGGGGCTTTCCCTTTCAGATTCGATCAATCTGTGCGTAAAAGAGCTCCCCTCTCCCATATCACAGGAGCTCGGGCTTGTCTTAAAAAAGATAAAGATGGGCAAAAGCCTGGAAGAAGGCCTCCGTTTTTTCGACAATCGGCTGAATCTGGAAGAGGTAAGGCTGGTCGTTTCTGCGATAATTCTTTCAAATGAAGCTGGCGGATCAATCAGCCATCTCTTTGATAAACTGGAAAACACTTTGACTGAGAGGAAAAGAATTAAAGGCAAAATTGATGCCTTGACTTCGCAGGGGAAGATTCAAGGTTGGGTAGTGGGTCTGCTTCCTCTCTTTCTGGGTCTGGTTCTGTATTTGATTGACCCGGCTCTGATAACTCCCTTCTGGACTACAGCCGCAGGAGGAGCAGGTCTGATCGCCATCGCCCTGTTGGAGCTGGCCGGATATTGGATGATTAGAAAGATCGTGTCGGATGGGGAAGTCTGA
- a CDS encoding type II secretion system F family protein translates to MIFALCFFAFLSGFGIAYFLLQFRSGVQIDRYNIEPIVSLLKKMNPSQFLNYIRKKIVTARWKLSPDHFPFLQFLCGAGLSVAGALISLLMFNGSSSFHFLIFNLVFFFIVGYFLPLIKLVNDARNRQKNMIKDLSYYLDLMTLGVESGLDYLSVLTKAMVHSRPGPMKEELESLTSQIQMGKSRSEAWREFSERIDLPEIQSFILALIQTDQTGSPLSGTLRDLSVDIKTQRFQQAEKRAYQMPVKMLIPLLGCIFPAVFILIFEPLVLRYLQLL, encoded by the coding sequence ATGATCTTTGCGCTCTGTTTCTTTGCCTTTTTATCAGGATTTGGGATTGCCTATTTTTTGCTTCAATTTCGGTCGGGCGTCCAAATAGACCGGTATAATATTGAACCGATCGTGTCTCTTTTGAAAAAGATGAATCCTTCGCAGTTTTTAAATTATATCCGGAAAAAGATCGTGACCGCTCGTTGGAAATTAAGTCCAGACCATTTCCCGTTTCTACAGTTTCTGTGTGGTGCCGGTCTGTCCGTTGCCGGAGCGCTGATCTCGCTTCTTATGTTTAATGGGAGTTCATCATTCCATTTCCTCATTTTTAATCTCGTTTTCTTCTTTATTGTCGGGTATTTCCTGCCACTGATCAAACTGGTCAACGATGCTCGGAATCGTCAGAAAAACATGATCAAAGATCTTTCTTATTATCTAGACCTTATGACGCTTGGAGTTGAATCAGGACTCGACTATTTAAGTGTATTGACCAAAGCGATGGTTCATTCCAGGCCTGGCCCGATGAAGGAAGAGCTTGAATCCCTGACAAGTCAGATTCAAATGGGAAAAAGCCGGTCTGAAGCCTGGAGGGAATTTTCGGAACGTATCGATCTACCCGAAATTCAGTCGTTCATTCTGGCATTGATTCAGACCGATCAGACCGGGAGTCCACTTTCTGGTACCTTGCGCGATCTATCGGTCGACATCAAGACCCAGCGGTTTCAACAAGCCGAAAAGCGGGCCTACCAGATGCCGGTCAAAATGTTGATTCCGCTCCTGGGTTGCATTTTTCCGGCGGTGTTTATCCTTATTTTCGAGCCGTTAGTATTGCGTTATCTGCAATTGCTCTGA
- a CDS encoding acyltransferase, with product MKLSQFIQGRDNNFNLIRIFGAFAVLTTHSFALATGSSYAEPFRKDVGMTMGTIAVDAFFATSGFLVTASLFKRKSSIEFLWARFLRIFPALFVMLLLTVFGIGLFFTTMPHAAYLSDPRIYYYFLKCSTLITGVTFYLPAVFEGNPFKKMVNGSLWTMKYELQLYLILAFVWITLRITKQNRIKFFKFAILMTATVTGIAMMILHFFYSSGLEARLYFMFFSGASFYVLKDHITISHLYFWLFLVSIFLSAMANIHLFFVFYTLTISYVLFYLAYVPSGQIRNYNRMGDYSYGVYIYAFPVQQSVASLIPGVSVLSLALISASITFFLAALSWHLLECRALDLKNIYVDYTKKILSV from the coding sequence TTGAAATTATCTCAATTTATTCAGGGCAGGGACAATAATTTCAATTTAATTCGAATTTTTGGCGCTTTTGCCGTACTGACGACACACAGTTTCGCGTTGGCAACCGGTTCAAGTTACGCAGAACCGTTTAGAAAAGATGTCGGAATGACCATGGGGACAATCGCTGTAGACGCTTTCTTTGCAACGAGCGGCTTTCTTGTGACCGCCAGTTTGTTTAAGAGAAAGAGCAGTATCGAATTTCTTTGGGCCAGATTCCTTCGGATCTTTCCAGCTCTCTTCGTCATGCTCCTATTAACGGTCTTTGGAATCGGTCTCTTTTTTACAACAATGCCTCATGCTGCCTACTTGTCGGATCCGCGAATATATTACTATTTTTTGAAATGTTCGACGCTCATCACGGGCGTTACATTCTATCTGCCCGCAGTGTTTGAAGGCAATCCGTTCAAAAAAATGGTCAATGGTTCCCTCTGGACCATGAAATATGAATTACAACTGTACCTGATTTTGGCTTTTGTCTGGATCACATTGCGAATAACCAAACAAAATAGGATAAAATTTTTTAAATTTGCCATTCTCATGACTGCCACCGTCACGGGCATCGCTATGATGATTCTTCATTTCTTTTATTCTTCTGGATTGGAAGCGAGGCTTTACTTCATGTTCTTTTCAGGCGCATCATTTTATGTCCTTAAAGACCATATCACTATTTCTCACCTCTATTTCTGGCTCTTTCTGGTTTCAATATTTCTATCAGCCATGGCCAATATACACCTCTTTTTCGTCTTCTATACGTTAACCATCTCCTATGTCTTGTTTTATCTTGCCTACGTTCCATCAGGGCAGATTAGAAATTATAATCGAATGGGCGATTATTCATATGGCGTCTACATTTATGCCTTCCCCGTGCAGCAGTCCGTTGCCTCACTGATTCCAGGCGTTTCTGTTTTATCGCTGGCATTGATTTCGGCCTCCATAACCTTCTTTTTGGCAGCGCTTTCCTGGCACCTTCTAGAGTGCCGGGCACTTGACCTCAAAAACATCTATGTCGATTACACAAAAAAAATACTTTCCGTTTAA